A region of Lepeophtheirus salmonis chromosome 13, UVic_Lsal_1.4, whole genome shotgun sequence DNA encodes the following proteins:
- the LOC121128299 gene encoding uncharacterized protein isoform X4, giving the protein MFIFCDPIGLLLCLNILLTRPIHSTSSKSQLLNPLKLDLRQFRNSRQFSTMQSDGNDPADVSLIDALQKWADALETQISLTHGEVLTLRSESRTAQEEISQLKSENIRRDTELARLRMETEEVKETAVEMNALKLGFRSTLFNTTNSLDKRISALKVEINELNITSGRLQRYKMETDTKFLRLEGKYGNLKDWATDYELQISNHVQARNNFSNNVLSALNDFGSHLSESREDIRNVLPKLSRLNTTLLNSLGDLESQIVDVETKADLKLQTVRQEVFRNAGNIEKINISLAHNSQELSHQLSTLNFVQGNIKNYSPNEILYQFRREILQNNTHFHNNFSRIWNTLNIVEKRQKSDSNKVSHLSKNLGSFEEYYINLKRQIFQNRLYIVNFNVSLNDLGSLGADLRSATETVMSKSNDLQTNFKNLMDDNDKIRLDLSSIRNNSMSLMMSFDDLTINVSRISGNLKNFKYESRLSTNSIQNDLTFTKNKTYDCELRLSALLNHTLSYRTSLISLRKDFNLTKLSQKQLQSSINSKISKLYEIHSVQTEEITNKISNTRGNLTQLDDSVVNSLSTLETKLEILKKVLYNTVDSTESLEDMLEDVVENSVPSLRKELDSLQVRVRSTESDTESTLYSLKSNLKEVAGSIPHLHSSLGNVTSGLDIRVTEIENRIRGFSIKTHESYGERIQVVEGNVTLTTDRLKRVIEFAENIKSELDLLEISLETSQKDFINKQNSLGNNFSVFSIDVSTLRKSTIELQSKVESLNYVDKNFREEFSKLSNEILSMKNTNYDVEGGIKTLKKSASTVTTTLEAIDESIKRHELVQGNQDKSISDLRTDISSLRAALTSLTNTIFILKARFSNESPSKHHSSSGSIQSLDEVYRSSGSTNLTTLTREVLFVKNELSSVIRRDMKEVKSDVVNLKSILNSMVKQFGSVMDPSRFSCSVTSDEIRTAGVITYSVCNVNSDEMMNKNNGHVTVKQSGDYLLSFTANLVSVNSKAIWCALYKQSPGSDGWKVLGMINNFQSDAAAEDDRDSASLTLISNLEAGDQIWVEWRGYGESFLYSNPYRLISFTGLLVKKDSS; this is encoded by the exons atgtttatattttgtgatCCTATTGGACTCCTTCTCTGCCTCAATATCCTATTAACTAGGCCCATCCATTCCACCTCATCCAAATCCCAACTACTTAATCCCCTCAAATTAGATCTACGACAATTTCGCAATAGTAGACAATTTAGTACTATGCAGTCAGATGGAAATGATCCTGCGGATGTGAGCCTCATCGATGCACTTCAAAAGTGGGCGGATGCCTTAGAAACTCAAATATCTCTCACGCATGGTGAGGTTCTAACACTGAGATCCGAAAGTCGAACTGCTCAAGAAGAAATCAGTCAGCTTAAAAGTGAGAACATTCGTCGAGACACTGAGTTGGCTCGTCTACGAATGGAGACAGAGGAAGTTAAAGAAACAG CTGTGGAAATGAATGCTCTTAAACTTGGATTTAGGTCGACCCTATTCAATACCACAAACTCATTAGACAAACGAATATCCGCcttaaaagttgaaataaatgaGCTAAATATAACGTCTGGAAGACTTCAAAGATATAAAATGGAAACTGACACGAAATTCCTCAGGTTAGAAGGTAAATATGGAAATCTTAAAGATTGGGCAACAGACTATGAGCTACAGATTTCAAATCATGTACAAGCTcgtaataatttttccaataatgtACTGAGTGCCCTCAACGACTTTGGATCACACCTATCTGAAAGTCGAGAGGACATACGAAACGTACTGCCTAAGTTAAGTCGATTAAATACCACTTTACTCAACTCTTTAGGAGACTTGGAAAGCCAAATAGTTGATGTTGAGACAAAAGCGGATCTCAAGCTTCAAACAGTACGGCAAGAGGTTTTCAGAAATGCtggaaatattgaaaaaattaacataagcCTTGCTCATAATAGTCAGGAGCTATCTCATCAACTCTCCACACTTAATTTTGTTCaaggtaatataaaaaattatagcccAAATGAGATACTCTATCAGTTTCGACGAGAAATCCTACAAAATAACACACATTTTCATAATAACTTTTCTCGTATTTGGAACACATTAAATATAGTGGAAAAACGACAAAAGTCCGACTCCAACAAAGTGAGTCATTTGTCTAAAAACCTCGGAAGTTTTGAGGAGTattacatcaatttaaaaagacaaatcTTTCAAAATAGACTCTACATTGTCAATTTTAATGTTTCTCTTAACGATTTAGGATCATTGGGAGCGGATTTGAGATCTGCAACAGAGACGGTCATGTCCAAATCCAATGATTTACAAACCAATTTTAAGAATCTTATGGATGACAATGACAAGATACGGTTGGATTTGTCATCCATTAGAAACAATTCCATGTCCCTGATGATGAGCTTTGATGATCTCACAATAAACGTGTCGAGAATTTCaggtaatttgaaaaatttcaaatatgaatctAGACTAAGTACAAATAGTATACAAAACGACTTGACTTTCACTAAAAATAAGACCTATGACTGTGAACTTCGACTGAGTGCTCTTTTAAATCATACTCTATCCTATAGAACTTCTTTAATCTCTTTAAGGAAGGATTTTAATCTTACTAAACTATCACAAAAACAACTTCAATCCTCTATCAATTCTAAAATTTCTAAACTCTATGAGATTCATTCAGTACAGACAGaagaaataactaataaaatatcaaatactaGGGGTAATTTGACACAATTAGATGACAGTGTTGTAAACAGTTTATCGACTCTTGAAACTAAActtgaaatacttaaaaaagttttgtacaATACTGTAGACAGCACAGAGTCGCTCGAAGACATGTTGGAGGACGTTGTTGAGAATTCTGTTCCAAGTTTGAGGAAAGAGTTGGACTCTCTACAAGTACGAGTTAGATCCACTGAGTCAGACACGGAGTCCACGCTATAttctttgaaaagtaatttaaaagaagttgCCGGTTCCATACCTCATTTGCACTCAAGTCTGGGTAACGTCACCTCAGGGCTAGATATCAGAGTGACAGAGATTGAAAACAGAATCCGAGGATTCTCAATCAAAACACATGAGTCTTATGGCGAACGAATACAAGTGGTGGAAGGGAACGTCACTCTGACTACAGATCGTTTGAAAAGGGTAATTGAGTTTGCTGAGAACATAAAGTCGGAGCTTGATCTACTGGAGATCTCATTGGAAACCTCCCAAAAGGACTTTATAAACAAGCAAAATAGTCTTGGAAACAATTTCTCAGTTTTTAGCATTGATGTTTCTACTTTAAGGAAGTCCACCATTGAGCTTCAGTCGAAAGTAGAGTCCTTAAATTATGTTGATAAGAACTTTAGAGAGGAGTTTTCTAAGCTCTCAAACGAAATCCTaagtatgaaaaatacaaactatGATGTCGAAGGAGGTATTAAAACCCTCAAAAAAAGTGCTTCAACTGTAACAACTACACTTGAAGCTATTGATGAAAGTATTAAACGACATGAGCTTGTACAAGGGAATCAGGATAAAAGTATATCGGATTTAAGAACGGATATTTCAAGTCTAAGGGCTGCTTTAACAAGTTTGACGAATActattttcattcttaaagcAAGGTTCTCAAATGAATCACCTTCAAAACATCACTCATCATCTGGTAGTATTCAATCTTT GGATGAGGTCTACAGATCCTCTGGGAGTACAAACCTTACTACTCTTACACGAGAAGTactatttgtcaaaaatgaacTCTCAAGTGTTATTCGCCGTGACATGAAAGAAGTAAAGTCGGATGTGGTAAATCTCAAATCCATCCTTAATTCAATGGTCAAACAATTCGGAAGCGTAATGGATCCATCTCGATTCTCTTGCTCTGTCACTTCAGATGAAATACGCACAGCTGGAGTAATTACTTACTCTGTTTGTAATGTGAACTCAGACGAaatgatgaacaaaaataatggacATGTGACAGTTAAGCAGAGCGGGGATTACTTACTCTCATTTACAGCTAATTTAGTTTCCGTTAATTCCAAAGCTATTTGGTGTGCACTCTATAAGCAGTCTCCTGGATCTGACGGATGGAAAGTACTTG GAATGATCAACAACTTCCAAAGCGATGCAGCCGCCGAAGACGATCGAGACTCTGCGTCTCTTACATTGATATCAAATCTTGAAGCCGGAGATCAAATCTGGGTAGAATGGCGTGGATATGGTGAATCCTTTTTATACTCAAATCCCTATCGACTCATTAGCTTCACGGGTCTGCTCGTTAAAAAAGACTCCTCATAA
- the LOC121128299 gene encoding uncharacterized protein isoform X6 yields the protein MFIFCDPIGLLLCLNILLTRPIHSTSSKSQLLNPLKLDLRQFRNSRQFSTMQSDGNDPADVSLIDALQKWADALETQISLTHGEVLTLRSESRTAQEEISQLKSENIRRDTELARLRMETEEVKETAVEMNALKLGFRSTLFNTTNSLDKRISALKVEINELNITSGRLQRYKMETDTKFLRLEGDLESQIVDVETKADLKLQTVRQEVFRNAGNIEKINISLAHNSQELSHQLSTLNFVQGSLGADLRSATETVMSKSNDLQTNFKNLMDDNDKIRLDLSSIRNNSMSLMMSFDDLTINVSRISDSTESLEDMLEDVVENSVPSLRKELDSLQVRVRSTESDTESTLYSLKSNLKEVAGSIPHLHSSLGNVTSGLDIRVTEIENRIRGFSIKTHESYGERIQVVEGNVTLTTDRLKRVIEFAENIKSELDLLEISLETSQKDFINKQNSLGNNFSVFSIDVSTLRKSTIELQSKVESLNYVDKNFREEFSKLSNEILSMKNTNYDVEGGIKTLKKSASTVTTTLEAIDESIKRHELVQGNQDKSISDLRTDISSLRAALTSLTNTIFILKARFSNESPSKHHSSSGSIQSLDEVYRSSGSTNLTTLTREVLFVKNELSSVIRRDMKEVKSDVVNLKSILNSMVKQFGSVMDPSRFSCSVTSDEIRTAGVITYSVCNVNSDEMMNKNNGHVTVKQSGDYLLSFTANLVSVNSKAIWCALYKQSPGSDGWKVLGMINNFQSDAAAEDDRDSASLTLISNLEAGDQIWVEWRGYGESFLYSNPYRLISFTGLLVKKDSS from the exons atgtttatattttgtgatCCTATTGGACTCCTTCTCTGCCTCAATATCCTATTAACTAGGCCCATCCATTCCACCTCATCCAAATCCCAACTACTTAATCCCCTCAAATTAGATCTACGACAATTTCGCAATAGTAGACAATTTAGTACTATGCAGTCAGATGGAAATGATCCTGCGGATGTGAGCCTCATCGATGCACTTCAAAAGTGGGCGGATGCCTTAGAAACTCAAATATCTCTCACGCATGGTGAGGTTCTAACACTGAGATCCGAAAGTCGAACTGCTCAAGAAGAAATCAGTCAGCTTAAAAGTGAGAACATTCGTCGAGACACTGAGTTGGCTCGTCTACGAATGGAGACAGAGGAAGTTAAAGAAACAG CTGTGGAAATGAATGCTCTTAAACTTGGATTTAGGTCGACCCTATTCAATACCACAAACTCATTAGACAAACGAATATCCGCcttaaaagttgaaataaatgaGCTAAATATAACGTCTGGAAGACTTCAAAGATATAAAATGGAAACTGACACGAAATTCCTCAGGTTAGAAG GAGACTTGGAAAGCCAAATAGTTGATGTTGAGACAAAAGCGGATCTCAAGCTTCAAACAGTACGGCAAGAGGTTTTCAGAAATGCtggaaatattgaaaaaattaacataagcCTTGCTCATAATAGTCAGGAGCTATCTCATCAACTCTCCACACTTAATTTTGTTCaag GATCATTGGGAGCGGATTTGAGATCTGCAACAGAGACGGTCATGTCCAAATCCAATGATTTACAAACCAATTTTAAGAATCTTATGGATGACAATGACAAGATACGGTTGGATTTGTCATCCATTAGAAACAATTCCATGTCCCTGATGATGAGCTTTGATGATCTCACAATAAACGTGTCGAGAATTTCag ACAGCACAGAGTCGCTCGAAGACATGTTGGAGGACGTTGTTGAGAATTCTGTTCCAAGTTTGAGGAAAGAGTTGGACTCTCTACAAGTACGAGTTAGATCCACTGAGTCAGACACGGAGTCCACGCTATAttctttgaaaagtaatttaaaagaagttgCCGGTTCCATACCTCATTTGCACTCAAGTCTGGGTAACGTCACCTCAGGGCTAGATATCAGAGTGACAGAGATTGAAAACAGAATCCGAGGATTCTCAATCAAAACACATGAGTCTTATGGCGAACGAATACAAGTGGTGGAAGGGAACGTCACTCTGACTACAGATCGTTTGAAAAGGGTAATTGAGTTTGCTGAGAACATAAAGTCGGAGCTTGATCTACTGGAGATCTCATTGGAAACCTCCCAAAAGGACTTTATAAACAAGCAAAATAGTCTTGGAAACAATTTCTCAGTTTTTAGCATTGATGTTTCTACTTTAAGGAAGTCCACCATTGAGCTTCAGTCGAAAGTAGAGTCCTTAAATTATGTTGATAAGAACTTTAGAGAGGAGTTTTCTAAGCTCTCAAACGAAATCCTaagtatgaaaaatacaaactatGATGTCGAAGGAGGTATTAAAACCCTCAAAAAAAGTGCTTCAACTGTAACAACTACACTTGAAGCTATTGATGAAAGTATTAAACGACATGAGCTTGTACAAGGGAATCAGGATAAAAGTATATCGGATTTAAGAACGGATATTTCAAGTCTAAGGGCTGCTTTAACAAGTTTGACGAATActattttcattcttaaagcAAGGTTCTCAAATGAATCACCTTCAAAACATCACTCATCATCTGGTAGTATTCAATCTTT GGATGAGGTCTACAGATCCTCTGGGAGTACAAACCTTACTACTCTTACACGAGAAGTactatttgtcaaaaatgaacTCTCAAGTGTTATTCGCCGTGACATGAAAGAAGTAAAGTCGGATGTGGTAAATCTCAAATCCATCCTTAATTCAATGGTCAAACAATTCGGAAGCGTAATGGATCCATCTCGATTCTCTTGCTCTGTCACTTCAGATGAAATACGCACAGCTGGAGTAATTACTTACTCTGTTTGTAATGTGAACTCAGACGAaatgatgaacaaaaataatggacATGTGACAGTTAAGCAGAGCGGGGATTACTTACTCTCATTTACAGCTAATTTAGTTTCCGTTAATTCCAAAGCTATTTGGTGTGCACTCTATAAGCAGTCTCCTGGATCTGACGGATGGAAAGTACTTG GAATGATCAACAACTTCCAAAGCGATGCAGCCGCCGAAGACGATCGAGACTCTGCGTCTCTTACATTGATATCAAATCTTGAAGCCGGAGATCAAATCTGGGTAGAATGGCGTGGATATGGTGAATCCTTTTTATACTCAAATCCCTATCGACTCATTAGCTTCACGGGTCTGCTCGTTAAAAAAGACTCCTCATAA
- the LOC121128299 gene encoding uncharacterized protein isoform X5: MFIFCDPIGLLLCLNILLTRPIHSTSSKSQLLNPLKLDLRQFRNSRQFSTMQSDGNDPADVSLIDALQKWADALETQISLTHGEVLTLRSESRTAQEEISQLKSENIRRDTELARLRMETEEVKETGKEFAQRLNVLTSSMTNYMNRISSQTERLYFNSSELRDRLNYTITNVDILTSNTDYVKKKLTTQGVDIRALLNRLDRQESSVQKLNRSSLSLDSFSTTIVNLTNTVYNDIASIKDSTVTNFTTLAVEMNALKLGFRSTLFNTTNSLDKRISALKVEINELNITSGRLQRYKMETDTKFLRLEGKYGNLKDWATDYELQISNHVQARNNFSNNVLSALNDFGSHLSESREDIRNVLPKLSRLNTTLLNSLGDLESQIVDVETKADLKLQTVRQEVFRNAGNIEKINISLAHNSQELSHQLSTLNFVQGNIKNYSPNEILYQFRREILQNNTHFHNNFSRIWNTLNIVEKRQKSDSNKVSHLSKNLGSFEEYYINLKRQIFQNRLYIVNFNVSLNDLGSLGADLRSATETVMSKSNDLQTNFKNLMDDNDKIRLDLSSIRNNSMSLMMSFDDLTINVSRISDSTESLEDMLEDVVENSVPSLRKELDSLQVRVRSTESDTESTLYSLKSNLKEVAGSIPHLHSSLGNVTSGLDIRVTEIENRIRGFSIKTHESYGERIQVVEGNVTLTTDRLKRVIEFAENIKSELDLLEISLETSQKDFINKQNSLGNNFSVFSIDVSTLRKSTIELQSKVESLNYVDKNFREEFSKLSNEILSMKNTNYDVEGGIKTLKKSASTVTTTLEAIDESIKRHELVQGNQDKSISDLRTDISSLRAALTSLTNTIFILKARFSNESPSKHHSSSGSIQSLDEVYRSSGSTNLTTLTREVLFVKNELSSVIRRDMKEVKSDVVNLKSILNSMVKQFGSVMDPSRFSCSVTSDEIRTAGVITYSVCNVNSDEMMNKNNGHVTVKQSGDYLLSFTANLVSVNSKAIWCALYKQSPGSDGWKVLGMINNFQSDAAAEDDRDSASLTLISNLEAGDQIWVEWRGYGESFLYSNPYRLISFTGLLVKKDSS, translated from the exons atgtttatattttgtgatCCTATTGGACTCCTTCTCTGCCTCAATATCCTATTAACTAGGCCCATCCATTCCACCTCATCCAAATCCCAACTACTTAATCCCCTCAAATTAGATCTACGACAATTTCGCAATAGTAGACAATTTAGTACTATGCAGTCAGATGGAAATGATCCTGCGGATGTGAGCCTCATCGATGCACTTCAAAAGTGGGCGGATGCCTTAGAAACTCAAATATCTCTCACGCATGGTGAGGTTCTAACACTGAGATCCGAAAGTCGAACTGCTCAAGAAGAAATCAGTCAGCTTAAAAGTGAGAACATTCGTCGAGACACTGAGTTGGCTCGTCTACGAATGGAGACAGAGGAAGTTAAAGAAACAGGTAAGGAATTTGCACAGAGACTTAATGTTCTGACATCATCTATGACAAATTACATGAATCGAATTTCATCACAGACAGAAAGACTTTATTTTAACTCCTCTGAACTACGTGATAGGTTGAACTACACCATTAcaaatgtagatattttaacCTCAAATACTGATTAcgtcaaaaaaaagttgacaacaCAAGGTGTGGATATCCGTGCTTTGTTAAATCGTTTAGATCGACAGGAATCCtctgttcaaaaattaaatcgcTCTTCCCTGTCCCTTGACTCCTTTTCCACGACTATCGTTAATTTGACCAATACAGTTTATAATGATATAGCCTCTATTAAGGACTCTACCGTAACTAATTTCACTACTTTAGCTGTGGAAATGAATGCTCTTAAACTTGGATTTAGGTCGACCCTATTCAATACCACAAACTCATTAGACAAACGAATATCCGCcttaaaagttgaaataaatgaGCTAAATATAACGTCTGGAAGACTTCAAAGATATAAAATGGAAACTGACACGAAATTCCTCAGGTTAGAAGGTAAATATGGAAATCTTAAAGATTGGGCAACAGACTATGAGCTACAGATTTCAAATCATGTACAAGCTcgtaataatttttccaataatgtACTGAGTGCCCTCAACGACTTTGGATCACACCTATCTGAAAGTCGAGAGGACATACGAAACGTACTGCCTAAGTTAAGTCGATTAAATACCACTTTACTCAACTCTTTAGGAGACTTGGAAAGCCAAATAGTTGATGTTGAGACAAAAGCGGATCTCAAGCTTCAAACAGTACGGCAAGAGGTTTTCAGAAATGCtggaaatattgaaaaaattaacataagcCTTGCTCATAATAGTCAGGAGCTATCTCATCAACTCTCCACACTTAATTTTGTTCaaggtaatataaaaaattatagcccAAATGAGATACTCTATCAGTTTCGACGAGAAATCCTACAAAATAACACACATTTTCATAATAACTTTTCTCGTATTTGGAACACATTAAATATAGTGGAAAAACGACAAAAGTCCGACTCCAACAAAGTGAGTCATTTGTCTAAAAACCTCGGAAGTTTTGAGGAGTattacatcaatttaaaaagacaaatcTTTCAAAATAGACTCTACATTGTCAATTTTAATGTTTCTCTTAACGATTTAGGATCATTGGGAGCGGATTTGAGATCTGCAACAGAGACGGTCATGTCCAAATCCAATGATTTACAAACCAATTTTAAGAATCTTATGGATGACAATGACAAGATACGGTTGGATTTGTCATCCATTAGAAACAATTCCATGTCCCTGATGATGAGCTTTGATGATCTCACAATAAACGTGTCGAGAATTTCag ACAGCACAGAGTCGCTCGAAGACATGTTGGAGGACGTTGTTGAGAATTCTGTTCCAAGTTTGAGGAAAGAGTTGGACTCTCTACAAGTACGAGTTAGATCCACTGAGTCAGACACGGAGTCCACGCTATAttctttgaaaagtaatttaaaagaagttgCCGGTTCCATACCTCATTTGCACTCAAGTCTGGGTAACGTCACCTCAGGGCTAGATATCAGAGTGACAGAGATTGAAAACAGAATCCGAGGATTCTCAATCAAAACACATGAGTCTTATGGCGAACGAATACAAGTGGTGGAAGGGAACGTCACTCTGACTACAGATCGTTTGAAAAGGGTAATTGAGTTTGCTGAGAACATAAAGTCGGAGCTTGATCTACTGGAGATCTCATTGGAAACCTCCCAAAAGGACTTTATAAACAAGCAAAATAGTCTTGGAAACAATTTCTCAGTTTTTAGCATTGATGTTTCTACTTTAAGGAAGTCCACCATTGAGCTTCAGTCGAAAGTAGAGTCCTTAAATTATGTTGATAAGAACTTTAGAGAGGAGTTTTCTAAGCTCTCAAACGAAATCCTaagtatgaaaaatacaaactatGATGTCGAAGGAGGTATTAAAACCCTCAAAAAAAGTGCTTCAACTGTAACAACTACACTTGAAGCTATTGATGAAAGTATTAAACGACATGAGCTTGTACAAGGGAATCAGGATAAAAGTATATCGGATTTAAGAACGGATATTTCAAGTCTAAGGGCTGCTTTAACAAGTTTGACGAATActattttcattcttaaagcAAGGTTCTCAAATGAATCACCTTCAAAACATCACTCATCATCTGGTAGTATTCAATCTTT GGATGAGGTCTACAGATCCTCTGGGAGTACAAACCTTACTACTCTTACACGAGAAGTactatttgtcaaaaatgaacTCTCAAGTGTTATTCGCCGTGACATGAAAGAAGTAAAGTCGGATGTGGTAAATCTCAAATCCATCCTTAATTCAATGGTCAAACAATTCGGAAGCGTAATGGATCCATCTCGATTCTCTTGCTCTGTCACTTCAGATGAAATACGCACAGCTGGAGTAATTACTTACTCTGTTTGTAATGTGAACTCAGACGAaatgatgaacaaaaataatggacATGTGACAGTTAAGCAGAGCGGGGATTACTTACTCTCATTTACAGCTAATTTAGTTTCCGTTAATTCCAAAGCTATTTGGTGTGCACTCTATAAGCAGTCTCCTGGATCTGACGGATGGAAAGTACTTG GAATGATCAACAACTTCCAAAGCGATGCAGCCGCCGAAGACGATCGAGACTCTGCGTCTCTTACATTGATATCAAATCTTGAAGCCGGAGATCAAATCTGGGTAGAATGGCGTGGATATGGTGAATCCTTTTTATACTCAAATCCCTATCGACTCATTAGCTTCACGGGTCTGCTCGTTAAAAAAGACTCCTCATAA